From Diospyros lotus cultivar Yz01 chromosome 4, ASM1463336v1, whole genome shotgun sequence, a single genomic window includes:
- the LOC127799985 gene encoding gibberellin-regulated protein 4-like, producing the protein MAKFVAFFLFALFAISMLQTMVSASQGGHHSNRNRYGPGSLKSFQCPSECTRRCSKTQYHKPCMFFCQKCCKKCLCVPPGYYGNKAVCPCYNNWKTKEGGPKCP; encoded by the exons ATGGCCAAGTTCGTTGCCTTCTTCCTCTTCGCTCTCTTCGCCATCTCCATGCTTCAGACAATG GTTTCGGCTTCTCAAGGCGGCCATCACTCCAACAGA AACCGATATGGCCCCGGCAGTCTGAAGAGTTTCC AATGCCCATCGGAGTGCACGAGGAGGTGCAGCAAGACTCAGTACCACAAGCCCTGCATGTTCTTCTGCCAGAAGTGCTGCAAGAAGTGCCTGTGCGTGCCGCCGGGGTATTATGGTAATAAAGCAGTCTGCCCCTGCTACAACAACTGGAAGACCAAGGAGGGCGGCCCCAAATGCCCttga